From the Candidatus Melainabacteria bacterium genome, the window GCGATCACGTGCAACATCTGATCAAGGGTCAGGGTTATGGTGGCACACGAGCGTTCAGAATCGTGAGCTAGTCTCAAGCAAGCGAAAACGTAGGGTACAAGGCAAACTGGGCGCATCCGAGAAGAAAGAAACAATCAATGACACATACAGATCGACCAGAAAATTCCGAAACAAGGTCGAGTGAAAGTACCCCATCGTCCCTCTGGAAATCAGCATACGAACACAAGGAGGCAATTGGTCTTGGTGCGGCTGCCGTGGCGGCAACAGCGTTGCATCTGAAACGAAAAGGCACAGAAGTGTTAGTTGTAGAAGCGGCACCCTTTATGGGTAAAGCAATGCGCGATTCGCTAGAGTCAGCCGGTCATAAAGTAACATGGATCACGGAGATTAATACACTCAAACCGCTGGTCGGAATTACTGAAGGGAAAGAGAAATTACTACTAAACCCGCGGCGTTTCGGGACTGCTTTTATAGACCCAAACCACGTCTCACCCGACTCTGTCGACTTCGAGCACGTGGCACCATTCTTCCAGAAAGAAAGAATAAGAACAATTGGAACGAGCGCAATGTCAGCCGTTAACAAAGACATGCTGGCGAGCGGATTTGATCTGGCCGGCAACAAGACAGCAGTGTTGACGTCGATAGTCGGGCGCCGACTCGATCTACAACAAATCGGAAGAGCACCGGCAGAAGCACAATCCATTTTATCGAATTTGGAAACTAGAATAAATTCGCAAGAGCTTGCAGATGCACGTTCTCAGGCTAGAAAGCTGATCGCGAAATATGCAGTGCAATAATTTTGACTTCAGCAGAATTGAAGATTTTAATTGAATATTAAATGATCAACTGAGAACCATATGTGGTGTCAAAAAAGTTCGTCGTGCGGATAGATATACTCGAACGAACGAAACGACACACACATGCACGGTGTGAAAACCTGCATGCTCAGAGGGCAAGCGAATGAGTCGAAGATTTGATCATACACCACACATACAAATCGAAAATACAGCAAATCACTTCACTCGAAGTGGTTTTTCTGATCAATCCAGCGTTAACGAATCGAATTTTAAAAGTTCGGGATTGCAAGCATTTGATGCAGTCGATCTGAATCGCGACGGACTATTACAAAAGCGAGAACTAGAGAATGCTGTTAATTACAATGTGGTAAATGGTGTAGAAAGAAAAGCCGTTCAAGTGATGCTAGACAACTTTGATGTAGTCGATTGCCTGTCCGGCGATCTCCCGCTCGACAAAAAACACAAAGATGGAATCAGCAAATCTGATTTGGAAGGTTTCGACAAGATTCGATCTGGCGAAAGCAGTTTTTTGAGCAGTTATGCTAAGAGCAACATTAAGGAAGCGGCTTATTATACATCCTACGTTGCAGGTGTTCTGTCGCCACTAGAGGCAATCGGGCTCACAGCTTTGCAAAGGGGCGCATCACACTCGGTTTTGGCCCTGGAAGTCGCTGGATGTGTTGGCGGCGCGACGCTTCTCGGTATGGCAGGAGCAGCAGGATACAGTTATTACAAATACAAGCATGAACAGAGTCCAAAAGTCGCTTCTTTCCTGAATGAACTCAATGCAAGCAGCGAATTGCGTTCACGCTTGTAGACTAACCTGCCGTCCAGGGGTTGGTCGTCTGCACACCCAGTGATTCGAATGAAGCGCAATCCCGCGTTGCGACTACGAAGCCATGAACACTAGCGACGGCAGCGATTGTTGCAACAGCATTCGTGACGTCTGTGCCTCCAGATTTCGCAGCATTCAGCAATGAACAGTAGGAGAGCGCTGCGAGATGGTCGAAAGGCAAAATTCTCGATGAGAACAGCCGATCAATCAACAAATCAAGGGCAGAACGAATCTGATTCTTTCTTTTGCCATCGGCTATTTCGTTCACGCCCATCAACAATTCAGAAAGACTTGTTGCGGTCAAGTACAAAGTTTCGGCCGATTGTCTATCGAGCCATTCGATCAGCGCCGGATCTCGTCCAGGCGTGAGCGCTTCTGCAACAACACATGTGTCTAGAATAATCACTTGATGTTCGTTCCATCTTGTGAATCGTGTTCGTGCTTACTTGCATCGCGCAGAATACTCGAGGCATCGGTGAAATTAGGTAAGAGCGAAGTTTTTAGATCATCGAGTTTGTATCTGTCTCCAAATGCTGCAAGAACAGAACCAACTTTCATCCTGTCTTGAGGTCGCACTGCTGATTCCAAAATTGCTCGCACTTCTGCTTCGGTGCTACGCCCATTTTGAGCTGCACGGACCCTTAACGCCTGATGAGTTTCCTCAGGCAGATTTCTAACGGTTATCGTTCCCAAATTCACCTCTGAAGTAGCTCAATTTGGTAGCAATGCTATCAAATTATATCCAATGCTAGCAAGTGGATGTAGAGGTCGAATGGGTTTAGAGTGGGTACGTACCTTCCAGGAGAGATTTTTGCAGTTCAGATTACCCAAGCCAACCCGCGATGAGTAGAACACGGAAACTAATAGACCAGTCTACTACAAAGCCGAAAAAAATTACAAGAACACCACATACGGCGAAATGCCGCATATGGTGTTCTTGGTGCCCCGAACTTAGGGCATTATCGATGGAACTTGGTTCTGCCTAACTGCGGCATAAGAATCAGTGGAACTCCCAGATGGTAATAACGCCGCGCAGAACTTGAATTTCTTTCGGCGCCCAACGAATGATCGCGGATTGCGTCAACAAGACCGCGAGCCCAAACAAAACTCCGCCAGTAGAAGTGGCCAGTGAGACGATGAACGAGCACCAGAGCATTCGCCTGACCAGATCGATGAACCGATCATAATCGCTCATTTTTGGCGTCTCGTTGACATCGCAATAAAGTCGCCGGATACGCGACAAGGAATCAACCGCCCACGTGAGGAGGAACAGGGCCGGGACCACCTCACCGGAACCAAAATAAATGGTGATTGCGAAACAGACTAGCGTGATCTCCAGCTGAATATTGGCGTATGCCACTCTATCCACGTGGTGAAAGTTAGTCCAGAGAGGAGTTTTGTATTTGGACATAGAGATCTCCTGATTTTCCTTCGAGGACCTGGAGTTGTATCAACCGACCACAGGCACTTCGATCGCCTGTGGCTTCCCGCGAAAGCCTCGATCAGTTCTTTCCGAGAAATGACTGAATGATGGCGCCGACCAAAAACGCCCCGGCGAAAGTCGAGACTTGCGAAAGAACGACAAGAGCAGTGGTTCCCGCAAGAATCAGATGAAAGATCGACACCGAGAGCGCCCCCAGAACGACAACGACCGCGGCCAGAATGATCAA encodes:
- a CDS encoding type II toxin-antitoxin system VapC family toxin, whose product is MIILDTCVVAEALTPGRDPALIEWLDRQSAETLYLTATSLSELLMGVNEIADGKRKNQIRSALDLLIDRLFSSRILPFDHLAALSYCSLLNAAKSGGTDVTNAVATIAAVASVHGFVVATRDCASFESLGVQTTNPWTAG